A DNA window from uncultured Methanoregula sp. contains the following coding sequences:
- the priS gene encoding DNA primase catalytic subunit PriS — MNPATTEFLRQRFSEYYRKTVLISPSSLEQREWGFVLFQAGSTDMRMKRHVGFQSRDDLGDYIRNLVPQHTYYSTAYYEKPDAGTMAEKGWCGADLIFDLDADHIVRGPYDQMLARVKEETQKLLAMLTEEFGMDPKTIELVFSGGRGYHVHVKDIAFRNWGSAERRELIDYICGIGIDPSAMLSGKNPPRPGWHRRYREALLETLRWIGSMPEEEAMAFLVSLEGIGKDSAGTFLKNREEIAGSIEKRPTGLLFKNRVLQAIVSQPDGEFKKRLLSRAALADEPVTTDTKRLIRMPTSLHGGSGMRVQPLELRELAGFEPLEHAVVFGTRDIRVDLKFAMKMPMLGSTYELPKGITTVPEAVAVFLCCRGMAEIA, encoded by the coding sequence ATGAACCCGGCCACCACCGAATTCCTCCGCCAGCGGTTTTCCGAGTATTACCGGAAGACCGTCCTCATTTCCCCGTCCTCGCTTGAGCAGCGCGAATGGGGTTTTGTCCTCTTCCAGGCAGGATCCACGGACATGCGGATGAAGCGGCATGTGGGATTTCAAAGTCGCGATGATCTAGGCGATTACATACGGAACCTCGTCCCCCAACACACGTATTACTCAACTGCCTATTACGAGAAGCCGGATGCCGGGACCATGGCAGAGAAAGGCTGGTGCGGGGCAGATCTCATCTTCGACCTCGACGCAGACCACATTGTCCGCGGGCCCTATGACCAGATGCTTGCCCGGGTCAAGGAAGAGACGCAGAAGCTCCTTGCAATGCTCACTGAGGAGTTCGGCATGGATCCTAAGACCATCGAACTGGTCTTCTCCGGGGGCCGCGGGTATCACGTCCATGTCAAGGATATCGCGTTCCGGAACTGGGGCAGTGCCGAGCGCCGGGAGCTGATCGATTACATCTGCGGGATCGGGATCGATCCGTCGGCCATGCTCTCGGGGAAAAATCCTCCCCGACCCGGGTGGCACCGGCGCTACCGTGAGGCGCTCCTGGAAACCCTCCGATGGATCGGGAGCATGCCGGAGGAAGAAGCCATGGCGTTTCTTGTATCCCTTGAGGGAATCGGGAAAGACTCGGCAGGCACGTTCTTAAAAAACCGCGAAGAGATTGCAGGCAGTATCGAGAAGCGCCCGACCGGCCTTCTCTTCAAGAACCGGGTCCTCCAGGCCATCGTCAGCCAGCCGGACGGCGAGTTCAAAAAACGGCTCCTCTCCCGGGCAGCCCTTGCCGATGAGCCGGTCACGACCGATACGAAAAGGCTGATCCGGATGCCGACATCCCTTCACGGGGGCAGCGGGATGCGGGTCCAGCCCCTTGAACTCCGCGAACTTGCCGGCTTCGAGCCCCTCGAACATGCCGTGGTCTTTGGTACCCGGGATATCCGGGTGGACCTGAAATTTGCCATGAAGATGCCGATGCTCGGAAGCACTTATGAGCTCCCAAAAGGCATCACTACAGTACCGGAAGCCGTGGCGGTATTTCTCTGCTGCCGCGGCATGGCCGAGATCGCGTAA
- a CDS encoding tRNA uridine(34) 5-carboxymethylaminomethyl modification radical SAM/GNAT enzyme Elp3, whose product MDEATALREIISRILTQPPGDAAITAAKIEICRKYGLSAVPKNSAILAAALPEDREILRKILLVKPSRTLSGVAPVAVMTSPYPCPHGKCLPCPGGPDHPFHSPQSYTGEEPAAKRAREHDFDPFRQVHARLEQFETLGHRVDKVELIVMGGTMTARPEEYQHEFVSRCIESMNTYPGGSPAAAPIPVAEAEAANETSAIRCVAITFETRPDWCRWEHVERMLDLGVTKVELGVQHVDDEILSFNRRGCTVADTVEANTLLRDAGLKVGFHMMPNLPHSTIESDRQMFDTIFSDPRFKPDFLKIYPTLVTPGSEIEDLWKKGLYAPYNEDELVDLVAYAKSTIPEYTRLQRIQRDIPAKLIVAGSKHSNFRQLAKNRLRDTGRRCRCIRCREIGRLPSLAETELRDLKYEACGGIEHFISTVSGDSLIGFARLRFPSSVFRPELEGSALMRELHVYGSLVPVGKDADSEEWQHRNFGKDLLGRAEETAAAAGFTRLAIMSGIGVRPYYRRMGYERRGPYMIRDLV is encoded by the coding sequence ATGGATGAGGCGACGGCATTACGGGAGATAATCTCCCGCATCCTCACCCAGCCTCCCGGTGATGCTGCCATCACAGCGGCGAAAATCGAGATCTGCCGGAAGTACGGGCTGTCAGCGGTACCGAAAAATTCGGCCATTCTAGCCGCTGCCCTACCGGAGGATCGCGAAATACTGCGGAAGATCCTCCTGGTCAAGCCGAGCCGGACCCTCTCGGGGGTTGCCCCGGTCGCGGTGATGACCTCCCCGTACCCCTGCCCGCACGGCAAGTGCCTGCCCTGCCCGGGAGGTCCCGATCACCCGTTCCATTCCCCGCAGAGCTACACCGGGGAAGAGCCGGCAGCGAAACGGGCGCGGGAGCATGACTTCGACCCGTTCCGGCAGGTGCATGCCCGGCTCGAACAGTTCGAGACCCTCGGCCACCGGGTGGACAAGGTGGAGCTGATCGTGATGGGCGGGACCATGACCGCCCGGCCGGAGGAGTACCAGCACGAGTTCGTCTCGCGCTGCATTGAGTCCATGAACACCTACCCGGGGGGTTCTCCCGCTGCCGCACCGATCCCGGTTGCGGAAGCCGAGGCAGCAAACGAGACTTCCGCCATCCGCTGCGTTGCCATAACCTTCGAGACCCGGCCGGACTGGTGCCGGTGGGAGCACGTGGAACGGATGCTTGACCTTGGCGTGACCAAAGTGGAGCTCGGCGTCCAGCACGTGGACGACGAGATCCTCTCCTTCAATCGCCGGGGCTGCACGGTTGCCGATACGGTCGAAGCCAACACGCTCCTCCGCGATGCAGGGCTCAAGGTCGGATTCCATATGATGCCCAACCTCCCGCATTCCACCATAGAATCCGACCGGCAGATGTTCGACACAATATTCTCCGATCCCCGCTTCAAACCGGATTTCCTCAAGATCTACCCGACGCTTGTCACCCCGGGATCCGAGATCGAGGATCTCTGGAAGAAGGGACTTTACGCACCCTATAACGAGGACGAACTGGTCGACTTGGTAGCATACGCAAAATCAACAATACCGGAATACACCCGGCTCCAGCGGATCCAGCGGGACATACCGGCAAAACTGATCGTTGCCGGTTCCAAGCATTCCAATTTCCGGCAGCTGGCAAAGAACCGGCTCAGGGATACCGGCCGAAGATGCCGCTGCATCCGCTGCCGGGAGATAGGAAGGCTCCCCTCGCTTGCGGAGACGGAACTGCGGGACCTCAAGTACGAAGCCTGCGGGGGCATCGAGCACTTCATCTCAACCGTCTCGGGGGATTCCCTGATAGGCTTTGCCCGCCTCCGTTTCCCCTCGTCGGTCTTCCGGCCCGAACTGGAAGGATCCGCGCTCATGCGGGAACTCCATGTGTACGGCAGCCTGGTCCCGGTGGGAAAAGATGCAGACTCCGAGGAGTGGCAGCACCGCAATTTTGGAAAGGATCTGCTCGGGCGGGCGGAAGAGACTGCCGCTGCTGCCGGGTTTACCCGGCTTGCGATCATGAGCGGGATAGGCGTGCGCCCCTATTACCGCCGGATGGGTTATGAGCGAAGGGGGCCCTATATGATCAGGGATCTTGTATGA
- a CDS encoding UPF0058 family protein, translating to MQKEELLHLHMLMIHIKKYYEGVTNEEIGTDRYNSLEISPVHIHKDKKAHKDALLTLGDEIVHHIHDHSVPVVNYSSEPASPKVAAEH from the coding sequence GTGCAAAAGGAAGAGCTACTGCATTTACATATGCTGATGATCCACATCAAGAAGTACTACGAAGGTGTCACCAACGAAGAGATCGGGACCGACCGATACAATTCTCTGGAAATTTCCCCTGTCCATATCCACAAGGACAAAAAAGCCCATAAAGATGCTCTCCTCACCCTCGGGGACGAGATCGTCCATCATATCCACGACCACTCTGTGCCCGTGGTGAACTATTCTTCAGAACCTGCATCCCCCAAAGTTGCAGCCGAACATTAA
- a CDS encoding ADP-ribosylglycohydrolase family protein — MRHVGSLIALAIGDALGAPLEGSLHTGPFVTEMRPGGRHFRKKGEVTDDTLQAMAVAESLGACRGFDQKDLISRLISGYRKRPEWYGPTSSLFFDLVQSGTLPHRAAWLVDKCRGSSRSNGSVMRGFPLGIYYPAPEVYSVSLSCSAVTHHDPVAGHCSAFLNTMVSDLVRGIPRKTAFRHACSLCNNNEVHAVLGNYDNYPVVPGLDAVECSHAALSCFMNAKTLENAILSAINLGGDADTVGACTGALAGAYWGLDAIPGRWCRDLEGYDDLIRAAERVWQVRSDR; from the coding sequence ATGCGGCACGTGGGATCCTTAATTGCGCTCGCAATTGGCGATGCGTTGGGTGCGCCTTTGGAAGGATCTCTGCATACAGGGCCTTTCGTGACAGAAATGCGTCCCGGTGGGCGCCATTTCCGGAAAAAGGGGGAGGTGACCGATGACACCCTGCAGGCTATGGCAGTTGCGGAATCGCTTGGTGCATGCAGGGGCTTTGACCAAAAAGACCTTATATCGCGTCTTATTTCCGGGTACAGAAAACGCCCCGAATGGTATGGACCGACCTCCTCCCTTTTCTTTGATCTGGTGCAATCCGGGACCCTGCCGCACCGTGCCGCATGGCTTGTCGACAAATGTCGAGGCTCAAGCCGGTCCAACGGGAGTGTGATGCGGGGTTTTCCCCTGGGCATATACTACCCGGCACCGGAAGTGTATAGTGTCAGCCTCAGTTGCTCCGCAGTCACCCATCACGATCCGGTTGCCGGCCACTGCTCGGCTTTCCTCAACACAATGGTCAGCGACCTGGTCCGGGGCATTCCCCGGAAGACTGCGTTCCGGCATGCCTGTTCGCTCTGTAATAATAATGAAGTCCATGCAGTGCTTGGGAATTATGATAATTACCCTGTAGTACCCGGGCTGGATGCTGTGGAATGCTCCCATGCAGCCCTTTCCTGCTTTATGAATGCAAAGACGCTGGAGAATGCAATCCTTTCGGCCATCAACCTGGGCGGGGATGCTGACACTGTCGGAGCCTGCACCGGGGCTCTTGCCGGGGCATACTGGGGGCTTGATGCGATACCGGGGCGATGGTGCCGGGATCTCGAAGGATATGATGATCTGATCCGGGCAGCGGAGCGGGTGTGGCAGGTCCGGTCAGATCGTTGA
- a CDS encoding UPF0179 family protein translates to MTDAKTKVTLVGTVLAKQGVEFIYEGEVAECDTCKVKKACNNLQKGRKYRIVSVRTTHHECAVHLNGATAVEVTEAPISILINPDMAIVNSKIKPELSCNKSDCKSFALCRPEGVVEGEKYVVTEVIGNASDICGKGRSLKLVEIRPV, encoded by the coding sequence ATGACAGACGCAAAGACAAAAGTTACCCTGGTGGGAACCGTGCTTGCAAAGCAGGGCGTTGAGTTTATTTACGAAGGGGAGGTCGCGGAATGCGACACCTGCAAGGTCAAAAAGGCCTGCAACAATCTCCAGAAAGGCCGGAAGTACCGAATCGTCTCCGTGCGCACGACCCACCACGAGTGCGCAGTCCACCTGAACGGCGCAACGGCCGTTGAAGTGACCGAGGCCCCCATCTCGATCCTGATCAACCCGGACATGGCGATCGTCAACTCCAAGATCAAGCCCGAGCTCTCCTGCAACAAGAGCGACTGCAAGAGTTTTGCCCTCTGCCGCCCCGAAGGGGTTGTCGAAGGCGAGAAGTACGTGGTCACGGAAGTGATCGGCAATGCCTCGGATATCTGCGGGAAGGGACGCTCGCTCAAGCTGGTCGAGATCCGGCCGGTGTAA